One region of Cystobacter ferrugineus genomic DNA includes:
- a CDS encoding DUF6184 family natural product biosynthesis lipoprotein encodes MVVGVSGLFGCGTIAGITDKQADAVNAVVGSTCDRYQDCGEIGPDKKYASREACDSAERDTWNSRWPAADCDNRINGDQLNECLDAIADTSCTNVFDQINTALNKCPKSEVCSGD; translated from the coding sequence ATGGTCGTTGGTGTGTCGGGTCTCTTCGGCTGCGGGACCATCGCCGGCATCACCGACAAGCAGGCGGACGCGGTGAACGCGGTGGTCGGCAGCACGTGTGACCGCTACCAGGACTGTGGCGAGATCGGCCCGGACAAGAAGTACGCCTCGCGCGAAGCCTGCGACTCCGCGGAGAGGGATACCTGGAACAGCCGTTGGCCCGCGGCGGACTGTGACAACCGCATCAACGGAGACCAGCTCAACGAGTGTCTGGACGCCATCGCCGACACGTCGTGTACCAACGTGTTCGATCAGATCAACACGGCCCTCAACAAGTGCCCGAAGTCCGAAGTCTGCAGCGGGGACTGA
- a CDS encoding RCC1 domain-containing protein translates to MPVQVPGLSGVVAVAAGSSHALVVRSDGTVWTWGHNSYGQLGNGPPLYTTTVIRSLLY, encoded by the coding sequence GTGCCAGTGCAGGTGCCAGGGTTGAGCGGAGTGGTGGCCGTGGCGGCGGGCTCCTCCCATGCGCTGGTGGTGCGCTCCGACGGCACCGTATGGACCTGGGGCCACAACTCCTACGGCCAGCTGGGCAATGGGCCCCCCTTGTACACAACCACCGTCATTCGCTCCTTGCTGTATTGA
- a CDS encoding Gfo/Idh/MocA family protein encodes MTFDETRRWTRRRLLETTGGLLGASLWLPETALAAAGEVKLPPMKASTEVESPLPQPQEPDKRVGFAIVGLGRLSLEELLPAFGECKKAKLVALVSGDKDKARTVASQYGVSEKNLYDYKNYDSLKDNPEVQAVYIVLPNNMHAEYTVRAAKAGKHVLCEKPMANSVAECQQMIDACRAAKKQLMVAYRLQYEPHHRAAIQLARSKKLGALKLFSADNGQNQAPDAQWRHKKALAGGGALPDVGIYCLNAARYLSGEEPVEVWGSMYSTPGDARFKEVEENFLFTLRFPSGLIAQCTTGYGHHDSRRMRLMGSEAWVDMDPAFAYSGLRMRISRKSPDDPKASDTVERSLPQPSQFAREMDHFAECVQNNRQPHTPGEEGLQDMRIIEALYRAAREGKSQKLEAVAKQDAFRGPAPSAEG; translated from the coding sequence ATGACATTCGACGAGACCCGGCGCTGGACCCGACGCAGGCTGTTGGAGACGACGGGAGGACTGCTCGGCGCGAGCCTGTGGCTCCCCGAGACAGCCCTGGCGGCCGCGGGCGAGGTGAAGCTGCCGCCCATGAAGGCCTCCACCGAGGTGGAGTCCCCGCTGCCCCAACCGCAGGAGCCCGACAAGCGCGTGGGCTTCGCCATCGTGGGCCTGGGCCGGCTGTCGCTCGAGGAACTGTTGCCCGCCTTCGGCGAGTGCAAGAAGGCGAAGCTCGTGGCGCTGGTGAGCGGTGACAAGGACAAGGCGCGCACCGTGGCGTCCCAGTACGGCGTGTCCGAGAAGAACCTCTACGACTACAAGAACTACGACTCGCTCAAGGACAACCCGGAGGTGCAGGCCGTCTACATCGTGCTGCCCAACAACATGCACGCCGAGTACACGGTGCGCGCGGCCAAGGCGGGCAAGCACGTGCTGTGCGAGAAGCCCATGGCCAACAGCGTGGCCGAGTGCCAGCAGATGATCGACGCGTGCCGCGCGGCGAAGAAGCAGCTCATGGTGGCCTACCGGCTCCAGTACGAGCCGCACCACCGGGCCGCCATCCAGCTCGCGCGGAGCAAGAAGCTCGGGGCGCTCAAGCTCTTCAGCGCCGACAACGGACAGAACCAGGCGCCGGACGCGCAGTGGCGGCACAAGAAGGCCCTGGCGGGTGGCGGCGCGCTGCCGGACGTGGGCATCTACTGCCTGAATGCCGCGCGCTACCTGAGCGGCGAGGAGCCCGTGGAGGTGTGGGGCTCCATGTACAGCACCCCTGGCGACGCGCGCTTCAAGGAGGTGGAGGAGAACTTCCTCTTCACCCTGCGCTTTCCCTCGGGGCTCATCGCGCAGTGCACCACCGGCTACGGCCACCATGACAGCCGGCGTATGCGCCTGATGGGCTCGGAGGCGTGGGTCGACATGGATCCCGCCTTCGCCTACAGCGGTCTGCGCATGCGGATTTCCCGCAAGTCTCCAGATGACCCCAAGGCGTCGGACACCGTGGAGCGCAGCCTGCCCCAGCCCAGCCAGTTCGCCCGGGAGATGGACCACTTCGCCGAGTGCGTGCAGAACAACCGCCAGCCCCACACGCCTGGGGAGGAAGGACTGCAGGACATGCGCATCATCGAGGCGCTCTACCGGGCGGCGCGCGAGGGCAAGTCGCAGAAGCTGGAGGCCGTGGCGAAGCAGGACGCCTTCCGCGGACCGGCGCCTTCGGCCGAGGGGTAG
- a CDS encoding SDR family oxidoreductase gives MKNKTVIVTGANSGVGLATTVELARRGATVVMACRSAERGEAALKLARERSGSNQLELVPCDLGSLESIRAFASTVRERHPVVDVLVNNAGVVSLKRETTRDGFESQLGVNHLGHFLLTLLLLEPLKRAPQGRVVTVSSGAHRVGNIHWADPHFTRGYSMWRGYAQSKLANVLFTKGLAYRMRGTPVTANCLHPGAVGTQLGVDRDTGGGKAIMKLLSYVFITPEQGADTSVYLATSDEVSGVSGEYFYRREPAPVSRLAEDREQIERLWFWSEKQVGEQFPFP, from the coding sequence ATGAAGAACAAGACGGTGATCGTGACAGGCGCCAATTCGGGAGTCGGACTCGCCACGACGGTGGAGCTGGCCCGGCGAGGCGCCACCGTCGTGATGGCCTGTCGCAGCGCCGAGCGGGGTGAGGCCGCGTTGAAGCTCGCCCGCGAGCGCAGCGGTTCGAACCAGCTCGAGCTCGTGCCGTGTGATCTGGGCTCGCTCGAGAGCATCCGCGCCTTCGCGAGCACGGTGCGCGAGCGCCACCCGGTGGTGGATGTGCTCGTCAACAACGCGGGCGTGGTGTCGCTCAAGCGGGAGACGACCCGGGACGGCTTCGAGAGCCAGCTCGGCGTGAACCACCTGGGCCACTTCCTGCTGACGCTCCTGCTGCTCGAGCCGCTCAAGCGCGCGCCCCAGGGCCGCGTCGTCACCGTGTCCTCGGGAGCCCACCGCGTGGGCAACATCCACTGGGCCGATCCCCACTTCACGCGCGGCTACAGCATGTGGCGCGGCTACGCCCAGTCCAAGCTCGCCAACGTCCTGTTCACCAAGGGGCTCGCCTACCGGATGCGCGGCACCCCCGTCACCGCCAATTGCTTGCATCCCGGCGCGGTGGGCACCCAGCTCGGCGTGGACCGGGACACGGGCGGCGGCAAGGCCATCATGAAGCTGCTCTCCTATGTCTTCATCACCCCCGAGCAGGGCGCCGACACCTCCGTGTACCTGGCCACCAGCGACGAGGTGTCCGGCGTGTCCGGCGAGTACTTCTACCGCCGCGAGCCCGCCCCCGTGTCCAGGCTCGCCGAGGACCGCGAGCAGATCGAACGCCTGTGGTTCTGGAGCGAGAAGCAGGTGGGCGAGCAGTTCCCCTTCCCCTGA
- a CDS encoding protein-disulfide reductase DsbD family protein, which translates to MTRPRVGRSSWGALLFCLGGLSLASSAWGAPPPATAVGQGALDEGIPRVKATLLTDVTEVKPGDSFRVGVRFELHPGWHVYWKNPGESGLPSEIVWDMPGSTVGPLEWPLPSTLRTADGFITTYGYEGEVLLAAEARASEKAEGFLQLSAAADVLVCEINCLPAQLMLTRNVPVGPATVKDAEHVPAFDAAHARVPVPAESTPYQVALALDSQTLTAGQPFTGTLTLKGAEGAPAPAVEKDFFVPERIPGIAQLALSEVKGQPGTFKVEGKASLKVPPSHPRFLGVLRLGPAATPSHALALDLPLAPVVAAAPASPAAPKVVAATATAPATAPAAGSEDLSLGLVFLFAFLGGALLNLMPCVFPVLALKAYGFTRTVGESRGRVGAHALAYTGGIVGSLLVLALAVLGLRAAGHGVGWGFQFQEPLFVAAVAAVLVAFSLNLFGVFNVGTDGTALVEKVDSSHGLTRSAGEGVLAVVLATPCSAPLLGTAVGFALAQGPVTVLATFFFMGLGLALPFCLLVLVPGLARRLPKPGPWMDHGKKLLGFALLATTVWLVWVMGGLTGVDGMARLLAFLTVVALGAWIYGLLQDSTGGRRVAGVVAVLALLVGGGAGLLRFEELRGAAPREASAQAWSEEAVAAALAAGQPVFIDFTADWCLTCKFNERTVLQREDVRAAFTQHNVAFFVADWTRRDAAISAKLAEFGRAGVPMYLLVSPSTPGKPEVLSELLTADSLIESVRRASGRVADAT; encoded by the coding sequence ATGACGCGGCCACGTGTAGGACGTTCGAGCTGGGGAGCACTTCTCTTCTGTCTGGGCGGGCTGTCGCTCGCCTCCAGCGCGTGGGGAGCGCCACCTCCCGCCACGGCCGTGGGCCAGGGCGCCCTGGACGAGGGCATCCCCCGGGTGAAGGCCACGCTGCTCACGGACGTCACCGAGGTGAAACCCGGGGACTCCTTCCGGGTGGGGGTGCGCTTCGAGCTGCACCCGGGCTGGCACGTCTACTGGAAGAATCCCGGCGAGTCGGGCCTGCCCTCGGAGATCGTCTGGGACATGCCGGGCAGCACCGTGGGGCCCCTGGAGTGGCCGCTGCCCTCCACCCTGCGCACCGCGGACGGCTTCATCACCACCTATGGCTACGAGGGCGAGGTGCTCCTGGCCGCCGAGGCCCGGGCCTCGGAGAAGGCCGAGGGCTTCCTGCAGCTTTCGGCCGCGGCGGACGTGCTGGTGTGTGAAATCAACTGTCTGCCCGCCCAGCTCATGCTCACGCGCAACGTGCCCGTGGGCCCGGCTACCGTGAAGGACGCCGAGCACGTGCCGGCCTTCGACGCGGCGCACGCGCGCGTGCCGGTGCCGGCGGAGTCCACCCCCTACCAGGTGGCGCTCGCGCTGGACTCGCAGACGCTCACCGCCGGTCAGCCCTTCACGGGCACCCTCACCCTGAAGGGCGCGGAGGGCGCGCCAGCACCCGCGGTGGAGAAGGACTTCTTCGTCCCCGAGCGCATCCCCGGCATCGCCCAGCTCGCCCTGTCCGAGGTGAAGGGCCAGCCCGGCACCTTCAAGGTGGAGGGCAAGGCCTCCCTCAAGGTGCCCCCGAGCCACCCCCGGTTCCTGGGCGTGCTGCGCCTGGGGCCCGCCGCCACGCCCTCGCACGCGCTGGCGTTGGATCTGCCGCTCGCGCCCGTGGTGGCCGCGGCCCCGGCTTCCCCGGCGGCTCCCAAGGTGGTGGCGGCCACGGCGACGGCTCCGGCCACGGCGCCCGCCGCCGGCTCCGAGGACTTGTCGCTCGGACTGGTGTTCCTCTTCGCCTTCCTCGGGGGCGCGCTGCTCAACCTCATGCCGTGCGTCTTCCCGGTGCTGGCGCTCAAGGCCTATGGCTTCACCCGCACGGTGGGCGAGTCGCGCGGCCGGGTGGGCGCGCACGCGCTCGCGTACACGGGTGGCATCGTGGGCTCGCTGCTGGTGCTGGCGCTCGCGGTGCTGGGCCTGCGCGCGGCCGGACACGGCGTGGGCTGGGGCTTCCAGTTCCAGGAGCCGCTCTTCGTCGCCGCGGTGGCCGCGGTGCTCGTGGCCTTCAGCCTCAACCTCTTCGGTGTCTTCAACGTGGGCACGGATGGCACCGCCCTCGTGGAGAAGGTGGACTCGAGCCATGGCCTGACGCGCAGCGCGGGCGAGGGGGTGCTCGCGGTGGTGCTCGCCACGCCCTGCTCGGCGCCGCTGCTCGGCACCGCGGTGGGTTTCGCGCTCGCGCAGGGGCCCGTTACCGTGCTCGCCACCTTCTTCTTCATGGGTCTGGGCCTCGCGCTCCCCTTCTGCCTGCTGGTGCTCGTGCCAGGGCTCGCCAGGCGCCTGCCCAAGCCCGGCCCGTGGATGGACCATGGCAAGAAGCTGCTCGGCTTCGCGCTCCTGGCCACCACGGTGTGGCTCGTGTGGGTGATGGGCGGGCTCACCGGCGTGGACGGCATGGCGCGGCTGCTCGCCTTCCTCACGGTGGTGGCGCTGGGCGCGTGGATCTACGGCCTGCTGCAGGACTCCACCGGTGGGCGCCGGGTGGCGGGGGTGGTGGCGGTGCTGGCGCTGCTCGTCGGAGGCGGCGCGGGGCTCCTGCGCTTCGAGGAGCTGCGCGGCGCGGCGCCCCGGGAGGCCTCGGCCCAGGCGTGGAGCGAGGAGGCGGTGGCCGCGGCGCTCGCGGCGGGCCAGCCCGTCTTCATCGACTTCACCGCCGACTGGTGCCTCACCTGCAAGTTCAACGAGCGCACCGTGCTGCAGCGCGAGGACGTGCGCGCCGCCTTCACCCAGCACAACGTGGCCTTCTTCGTGGCGGACTGGACGCGGCGCGACGCGGCCATCAGCGCGAAGCTCGCCGAGTTCGGCCGCGCGGGCGTCCCCATGTACCTGCTGGTGAGCCCCTCCACGCCGGGCAAGCCCGAGGTGCTCAGCGAGCTGCTCACCGCCGACTCCCTCATCGAATCCGTGCGCCGCGCCTCGGGCCGCGTGGCGGATGCCACTTGA
- a CDS encoding vWA domain-containing protein, whose product MKLTAWAVERDGVKGRDVHLLVTVEAEADAPRAPVAVNLVLDRSASMRGAPMAAAVEAALLLVERAGPKDYLGLLAFDGVPEQLAPLRIMDSEARAQLVARLSALKTGQGTALHEAVDSGAAAIRRLFVPGARPKMLVLTDGEPSVGPRALAEFRTLGSTVAESGITLHALGLGRHYLPEILEALTGPSGTGFTHVDDAEGLPMATAALVAELFGEVGTYGRVFVRPTGFSELQCRHRYPARSEVDALSVGLGSLSHAFARRALFTGRLDSADWSLGVTTTWMENGDTRRVTVPVQRALPDSLEGRLIRAVGVELDLVAAESASWKALLRRNPPAAEQALVTAESALRELFELGVDEVPPRRHEERLGDLRRAVERKGAELPALLVRRARAEDARTGLSIVQHLPASIKAGR is encoded by the coding sequence ATGAAGCTGACGGCCTGGGCGGTCGAGCGCGACGGGGTGAAGGGGCGGGACGTTCACCTGCTCGTGACCGTGGAGGCCGAGGCGGACGCTCCCCGTGCTCCCGTGGCGGTCAACCTGGTGCTCGATCGGAGCGCTTCCATGCGGGGCGCGCCCATGGCCGCCGCCGTGGAGGCCGCGCTGCTGCTCGTCGAGCGCGCCGGTCCCAAGGACTACCTGGGACTGCTCGCCTTCGACGGAGTGCCCGAGCAGCTCGCCCCCCTGCGCATCATGGACTCGGAGGCCCGCGCCCAACTGGTCGCGCGCCTGTCGGCGCTGAAGACGGGGCAGGGCACCGCGCTGCACGAGGCGGTGGACTCCGGCGCCGCCGCCATCCGTCGGCTGTTCGTCCCGGGCGCGCGGCCGAAGATGCTGGTGCTCACCGACGGAGAGCCCTCGGTGGGCCCGCGCGCCCTCGCCGAGTTCCGCACGCTGGGCTCCACGGTGGCCGAGTCCGGCATCACCCTGCACGCGCTGGGACTCGGGCGGCACTACCTGCCGGAAATCCTCGAGGCGCTCACCGGCCCCTCGGGCACGGGCTTCACCCACGTGGACGACGCGGAGGGGCTGCCCATGGCCACCGCGGCCCTGGTGGCCGAGCTCTTCGGCGAGGTGGGCACCTATGGCCGCGTCTTCGTGCGCCCCACGGGCTTCTCCGAGCTGCAATGCCGCCACCGCTACCCGGCGCGCTCGGAGGTGGACGCGCTGAGCGTGGGGTTGGGCTCGCTGTCGCATGCCTTCGCGCGCCGGGCCCTCTTCACCGGGCGCCTGGATTCGGCCGACTGGTCGCTCGGCGTGACGACCACGTGGATGGAGAACGGGGACACGCGCCGCGTCACCGTGCCCGTGCAGCGCGCCCTGCCGGACAGCCTCGAGGGCCGGCTCATCCGCGCGGTGGGCGTGGAGCTGGACCTGGTGGCGGCCGAGTCCGCCTCGTGGAAGGCGCTCTTGCGGCGCAATCCCCCCGCCGCCGAGCAGGCCCTGGTGACGGCCGAGTCCGCCCTGCGTGAGCTCTTCGAGCTGGGCGTGGACGAGGTGCCTCCCCGGCGGCACGAGGAGCGGCTGGGGGACTTGCGGCGGGCGGTGGAGCGCAAGGGTGCCGAGCTGCCGGCGCTGCTGGTGCGCCGCGCCCGGGCCGAGGACGCGCGCACGGGATTGAGTATCGTGCAGCACCTTCCCGCCTCCATCAAGGCGGGGCGCTGA
- a CDS encoding thioredoxin family protein produces MKSLFSAVALSLSLVSPVVAFAAETAQVGKPAPAFTLKDEAGKEHSLAQYKGKIVVLEWTNPDCPFVKRHYTANTMQKTFGGYDAQKVVWLAVDSTNTNAPEKSAAWKKEKGFSYPVLQDPSGQVGKQYAAKTTPHMYVIDAQGVLRYEGAIDDDPRGNKKAGTPTNYVKGAVDALLSGKPVPSATTEAYGCSVKYKS; encoded by the coding sequence ATGAAATCCCTCTTCTCCGCAGTCGCCCTCTCCCTGTCCCTGGTCTCGCCCGTGGTGGCGTTCGCCGCCGAGACGGCCCAGGTGGGCAAGCCCGCTCCCGCCTTCACCCTGAAGGACGAGGCGGGCAAGGAGCACTCGCTCGCGCAGTACAAGGGCAAGATCGTCGTCCTCGAGTGGACCAACCCCGACTGTCCCTTCGTGAAGCGCCACTACACCGCCAACACCATGCAGAAGACGTTCGGCGGCTATGACGCCCAGAAGGTGGTGTGGCTGGCGGTGGACTCCACCAACACCAACGCGCCCGAGAAGTCCGCCGCCTGGAAGAAGGAGAAGGGCTTCTCCTATCCCGTGCTCCAGGACCCGAGCGGCCAGGTGGGCAAGCAGTACGCCGCCAAGACGACGCCGCACATGTACGTCATCGATGCGCAGGGCGTGCTGCGCTACGAGGGCGCCATCGACGACGATCCGCGCGGCAACAAGAAGGCCGGCACCCCCACCAACTACGTGAAGGGCGCCGTGGACGCGCTGCTCTCCGGCAAGCCCGTGCCCTCGGCCACCACCGAGGCCTATGGCTGCTCGGTGAAGTACAAGAGCTGA
- a CDS encoding (Fe-S)-binding protein gives MSPIITGLLLTVGVSVFVMTMAGRIGALLAMKPENRLDRIPQRALALLKFGLGQKRMVDPEERTAGLMHVFIFAAFMVLALRTIMMFVMGFSETALEVLTNLQAPFWAEHPGLLLVYKLYLLAKDGVAALAVLGSAYFVWLRGSVKPDRLSPSWEAFLILGFITGLMVTEFMFGGSHMVPREQTMPLATGNFVWWEPVTSVFGMVMRPMGYPVAHALGLAGFWIHLAIILAFLNFLPVGKHFHVITGLPNVFFQRLAPKDDPRTTQSAKLSTPNLEKEEFGAATIKDLTWKQGLDLYSCTECGRCQTHCPTYITGKPLTHKGVNQDLKHWVWDHQMWVEEGRGPSGIVEPLPEIIGSALKAETVWACTSCGWCETACPVFIENVPRLIDMRRYQVQVKAEFPPEIQRVFEGMERQGNPWGLGQDRRDEWAEDLALPTWGDGGGPYEYLFFVGCAGSYDDKQKKVSRALVKILREAGVSFATLSKQEMCNGDSARRMGNEYLYQTLAKTNVETWNAMGVKAVITQCPHCFNTIKNEYPEFGGEYQVINHTQLINQLLKEKRIKLSQVMNQKLTYHDPCYLGRHNGVYDAPREVLQAIPGLEVVEMQRSKREGFCCGAGGGRMWMEEHIGTRINHNRVNEVALTLKHAEDPSTPYPDATDKKKPGMVGDYKEPGGKGVVAVACPFCSTMLNDAVNDTGREQSIKVKDITELVADAMEVRQGAGTVAPGSAVSAKPE, from the coding sequence ATGAGTCCCATCATCACAGGCCTGCTGCTCACCGTCGGAGTCTCCGTCTTCGTCATGACCATGGCCGGGCGCATTGGCGCCCTGCTGGCGATGAAGCCGGAGAACCGGTTGGATCGCATTCCCCAGCGCGCGCTCGCGCTCCTGAAATTCGGCCTCGGACAGAAGCGCATGGTGGACCCGGAGGAGCGCACCGCGGGTCTCATGCACGTGTTCATCTTCGCGGCCTTCATGGTGCTGGCGCTGCGCACCATCATGATGTTCGTGATGGGCTTCTCCGAGACGGCGCTCGAGGTGCTCACCAACCTCCAGGCGCCGTTCTGGGCGGAGCATCCGGGCCTGCTGCTCGTCTACAAGCTCTACCTGCTGGCCAAGGACGGGGTGGCGGCGCTGGCGGTGCTGGGCTCGGCCTACTTCGTGTGGCTGCGCGGCAGCGTGAAGCCGGACCGGCTCAGCCCCTCGTGGGAGGCGTTCCTCATCCTGGGCTTCATCACCGGCCTGATGGTGACGGAGTTCATGTTCGGCGGCAGCCACATGGTGCCGCGCGAGCAGACGATGCCGCTGGCCACGGGCAACTTCGTGTGGTGGGAGCCCGTCACGAGCGTGTTCGGCATGGTGATGCGCCCCATGGGCTACCCGGTGGCCCACGCGCTGGGCCTGGCGGGCTTCTGGATCCACCTGGCCATCATCCTCGCGTTCCTCAACTTCCTGCCCGTGGGCAAGCACTTCCACGTCATCACGGGCCTGCCCAACGTCTTCTTCCAGCGCCTGGCGCCCAAGGATGATCCGCGCACCACCCAGAGCGCGAAGCTGTCCACGCCCAACCTGGAGAAGGAGGAGTTCGGCGCCGCGACGATCAAGGACCTGACGTGGAAGCAGGGCCTGGACTTGTACTCGTGCACCGAGTGCGGCCGCTGCCAGACGCACTGCCCCACGTACATCACCGGCAAGCCCCTCACGCACAAGGGCGTGAACCAGGACCTGAAGCACTGGGTGTGGGACCACCAGATGTGGGTGGAGGAGGGCCGGGGCCCGTCGGGCATCGTGGAGCCCCTGCCGGAGATCATCGGCAGCGCGCTCAAGGCGGAGACGGTGTGGGCGTGCACGAGCTGCGGCTGGTGCGAGACGGCGTGCCCGGTGTTCATCGAGAACGTGCCGCGGCTCATCGACATGCGCCGCTACCAGGTGCAGGTGAAGGCGGAGTTCCCGCCGGAAATCCAGCGCGTGTTCGAGGGCATGGAGCGCCAGGGCAACCCCTGGGGCCTCGGGCAGGACCGGCGCGACGAGTGGGCGGAGGACCTGGCGCTGCCCACGTGGGGTGATGGCGGCGGCCCGTACGAGTACCTCTTCTTCGTGGGGTGCGCGGGCAGCTACGACGACAAGCAGAAGAAGGTGAGCCGGGCGCTGGTGAAGATCCTGCGCGAGGCGGGGGTGAGCTTCGCCACGCTGAGCAAGCAGGAGATGTGCAACGGGGACTCGGCGCGCCGCATGGGCAACGAGTACCTGTACCAGACGCTGGCCAAGACGAACGTGGAGACGTGGAACGCCATGGGCGTCAAGGCGGTCATCACCCAGTGCCCGCACTGCTTCAACACCATCAAGAACGAGTACCCGGAGTTCGGCGGCGAGTACCAGGTCATCAACCACACGCAGCTCATCAACCAGCTTCTCAAGGAGAAGCGCATCAAGCTGTCCCAGGTGATGAACCAGAAGCTCACCTACCACGACCCCTGCTACCTGGGCCGGCACAACGGCGTGTACGACGCGCCGCGCGAGGTGCTCCAGGCGATTCCGGGCCTGGAGGTGGTGGAGATGCAGCGCAGCAAGCGCGAGGGCTTCTGCTGCGGCGCGGGTGGCGGGCGCATGTGGATGGAGGAGCACATCGGCACGCGCATCAACCACAACCGCGTCAACGAGGTGGCCCTCACGCTCAAGCACGCCGAGGACCCGAGCACGCCGTACCCGGACGCCACGGACAAGAAGAAGCCGGGCATGGTGGGCGACTACAAGGAGCCGGGAGGCAAGGGCGTGGTGGCGGTGGCCTGCCCGTTCTGCTCGACGATGCTCAACGACGCGGTGAACGACACGGGCCGCGAGCAGAGCATCAAGGTGAAGGACATCACCGAGCTGGTCGCCGACGCCATGGAGGTCCGCCAGGGCGCGGGCACCGTGGCCCCGGGCAGCGCGGTGAGCGCCAAGCCGGAGTGA
- a CDS encoding M4 family metallopeptidase — translation MIVSNKQTPVASPLSPVAPSAAPVAPQAPVAAKSQAPAATGFESGSTFATAARPAVALTAPVVSAATSGPLSLDSQEAKAAIQKSLDFLGGSTRGVAASPGAAAAVTPRQVFKDELGMTHVRLDRTHEGTKVFAEQVISHLDKDGKVADVTGQLSSIPKGLGSAPVKLEAKDALAIAQKQFAGTTDRAPTSERVVVKGNDGQYHAAYHVQLSNTSSFKADQGPRRMNYLVDANTGALLKSFNQMGGLEVSHAKAGPSKTTPPSTPSTPVAGKADDTTMYSGKVDLSTTKEVNGSYTLEDKSRGGGVVTYDARNRSTASGTTPFTDVNDVWGEAGDNARTKAAVDAHYGAEMTYDFMKDVLGRDSLDGKGEKLVSYVHVNEQDGSPMVNAYWDGEKMNYGDGDGKNAGPLTTLDIAGHEIAHGLTERTAGLIYDGESGGLNESFSDIIGTGVEWYAAQKNKAVXFDWKVGEDAWTPGNGSDDALRYMDDPTKDGYSIDHYSNYPKQTEVHGSSGIANNAFYLVTEGGKNRTSGLGVEGGIGMDKSQKIFGRALTTYMTPNTTFAQAREATVQAATDLYGAKSVEVQKVKDAWTAVGVK, via the coding sequence ATGATCGTCTCCAACAAGCAGACCCCGGTCGCCTCGCCCCTGTCCCCCGTTGCCCCCTCCGCCGCGCCCGTCGCGCCCCAGGCGCCCGTCGCCGCCAAGAGCCAGGCGCCCGCCGCCACGGGGTTCGAGTCCGGTTCGACCTTCGCCACCGCCGCGCGTCCCGCCGTGGCCCTCACCGCCCCCGTTGTCAGCGCCGCCACCTCCGGCCCCCTGTCCCTCGACAGCCAGGAGGCGAAGGCCGCCATCCAGAAGTCGCTCGACTTCCTCGGGGGCTCCACGCGCGGCGTGGCTGCCTCGCCCGGCGCCGCCGCCGCCGTCACGCCCCGCCAGGTGTTCAAGGACGAGCTGGGCATGACGCACGTGCGCCTGGACCGGACCCACGAGGGCACCAAGGTCTTCGCCGAGCAGGTCATCAGCCACCTGGACAAGGACGGCAAGGTGGCCGACGTCACCGGTCAGCTCTCCAGCATCCCCAAGGGCCTGGGCTCGGCGCCCGTGAAGCTCGAGGCCAAGGACGCGCTCGCCATCGCCCAGAAGCAGTTCGCCGGCACCACCGACCGCGCCCCCACCTCCGAGCGCGTCGTCGTCAAGGGCAACGACGGCCAGTACCACGCCGCCTACCACGTGCAGCTCAGCAACACCTCGAGCTTCAAGGCCGACCAGGGTCCGCGCCGCATGAACTACCTGGTGGACGCGAACACGGGTGCGCTGCTCAAGAGCTTCAACCAGATGGGTGGCCTCGAGGTGTCGCACGCCAAGGCGGGCCCGTCCAAGACGACTCCTCCGTCCACGCCCTCCACCCCGGTCGCGGGCAAGGCGGATGACACCACCATGTACAGCGGCAAGGTGGACCTCTCGACCACGAAGGAGGTCAATGGCTCCTACACGCTGGAGGACAAGAGCCGGGGCGGGGGCGTGGTGACGTACGACGCCCGGAACAGGTCGACGGCCAGTGGCACGACGCCCTTCACCGACGTCAACGACGTGTGGGGCGAGGCGGGTGACAACGCGCGCACCAAGGCGGCGGTGGACGCGCACTACGGCGCGGAGATGACGTACGACTTCATGAAGGACGTGCTGGGCCGCGACTCGCTGGATGGCAAGGGCGAGAAGCTCGTCTCCTACGTGCACGTGAACGAGCAGGACGGCAGTCCCATGGTCAACGCCTACTGGGACGGCGAGAAGATGAACTACGGCGATGGCGACGGGAAGAACGCCGGTCCGCTCACCACGCTGGACATCGCGGGCCATGAAATCGCCCACGGCCTCACCGAGCGCACCGCGGGCCTCATCTACGACGGCGAGTCCGGCGGCCTCAACGAGTCCTTCAGCGACATCATCGGCACGGGCGTGGAGTGGTACGCCGCGCAGAAGAACAAGGCGGTGSMGTTCGACTGGAAGGTGGGCGAGGACGCGTGGACGCCGGGCAACGGCTCCGACGATGCGCTGCGCTACATGGACGACCCGACGAAGGACGGCTACTCCATCGACCACTACAGCAACTACCCGAAGCAGACGGAGGTGCACGGCTCGAGCGGCATCGCCAACAACGCCTTCTACCTGGTGACCGAGGGYGGGAAGAACCGCACGTCGGGCCTGGGCGTGGAGGGCGGYATCGGCATGGACAAGAGCCAGAAGATCTTCGGCCGGGCGCTCACCACGTACATGACGCCCAACACCACCTTCGCCCAGGCGCGCGAGGCCACCGTCCAGGCGGCCACGGACCTGTACGGTGCGAAGTCGGTGGAGGTGCAGAAGGTGAAGGACGCCTGGACGGCGGTGGGCGTGAAGTAG